Part of the Deinococcus grandis genome, GCCGCCGCCGGTTTCCCCTTCGGGCGCGGGGACCTTGGTGAAGAAGTCGAGGTTCATGGCGCCCAGGCCCTCGCGGATCAGGTAAGCGAAGATCAGGATCAGCGGCGCGACGACGATCGCGGTGGCCAGGACGATCAGGCCGCCCATGACGAGGTTCTGGACGCGCCGCGCGGGGCTCAGCTGGTGCCGGGCGCGGCTGGGGGTGGTGGCGGCGCTCATCACTGGATCCCCTTAGGCGTCAGGCGCGCGATGATCAGGCGGGCGACGTAGTTCACGACGACACTCAGGAAGAACAGGCTCAGGCCGAGCGTGACGACGCTGGAGCGGTGCAGGGCTTCCTGCGCGTCCCCGAACTGGTTGGCGATCACGGAGGCCATGGTGCTGGCGTTGCCCCAGATGCTCTTGAGGATGTCCTGGCTGTCCCCGATGACCATGGCGACGGCCAGCGTCTCGCCCAGCGCGCGGCCCAGCGCGAGAATCACGCCGCCCATGATGCCCGCACGGGCGTACGGGAGGATCGCCCGCGAGATGACTTCCCATTTCGTGGCGCCCAGCGCGTACATCGCTTCACGCTGGTCCTGCGGCACGAGCCGGATGACGTCCCGCGCGACGGACGCGGTGTAGGGCAGGATCATGACGGTCAGGATGATGATCGCCAGGGCCAGGCCGCGCCCGGCGGCGCTGCTGGGCACGAAGAAGCATTCCAGGCTGGTCTGGTTGTTGTTCCACAGTTCGGTGCAGCGCGTCAGCGTCTGGACGTTCTCGGGGCTGGTGAAGAAGTTCGTCTGCCACCTGCCGAGGATCGGGGCGATCACGAACAGCGCCCACAGGCCGTACACGACGCTGGGCACCGCGGCGAGCAGTTCGATCAGGTATCCGACCGGGTTGGCGAGCCATTTGGGGGCGTACTCGGCGACGAACAGCGCGCTGGCGATCGCCAGGGGCACGCTGATGGCCAGCGCGGCGATGCTGGTCACCAGCGTGCCCGCGATCATGGCGGCCGCGCCGAACTCGCCGGTGACGGGATTCCAGACGCGGCTGGTGAAGAAGTTCAGCCCGAACTTCTGCAGGGCGGGCCAGGATTCGGTGCCGAGCTGGTAGACGCTCAGGACGAACACCAGCACGATCACGGCGGCCAGGGCGAGGATCAGGCCCTCGAACACCCGGTCACTGCCGCTGCTCAGCTGGCGTGGGGAGGCGGTACGTTTGCTCATGGTTTCGTGACCCCTTCGGGACTCATGGACCCAGTTCACCCGGTTTTCGTCAGGCGCAGGTCAGCCCGCACCATTGGGCCTCCGGGGCGGCAGACGAACGCGGCGTGCCCGGTGGGGGGGCACGCCGCGCGGTCAAGCGTGAATGCTCAGATCTTCTTGCCGCCGAAGGTCATCTTGCCGATGATGCTCTTGGCCTTGTTCACCACGGTGTCGGGCAGCTTGGCGTAGTCCAGGGGCTCGTTGTACTGCTGGCCGCTCGTGACCATCCAGGTCAGCAGTTTCTTCAGGGCGGCGGCCTGCGCCTGGCTGCGGCCGCTGTAGTTCTGCTCCTTGTAGAAGATCAGGTACGTGAAGCTGGCGATGGGGTACGCGTCGGCGTTGGCGCTGTTCGTCAGGCTCACGCGGGTGTCCGCCGGGATCACGACGCCCTTGGCGGCCAGTGCGGCGGGACCGTTGTCGGCCAGCACGAACTTCCCGGCGCGGTTCTGCACCAGACCGAAGGGCAGCTTGTTCTGCTTGGCGTACACGAGTTCCACGTACCCGATCGCGCCCGGGGTGCTCTTCACGACGCCTGCGACGCCGTCGTTGCCCTTGGCGCCGGTCCCGACGGGCCACTGCAGGCTGTTGCCCACGCCCACCTTGCTCTTCCACTCGCTGCTCACCTTGCTCAGGTAGTCGGCGAACACGTAGGTGGTGCCGGACCCGTCACTGCGGCGCGCGACCGTGATGGGCAGCGGAGGGATGGTCACGCCGGGGTTCAGCGCGGCGATGGTCTTGTCGTTCCAGGTCTTGATCTTGCCGAGGTAGATGTCGGCCAGGACCTTGCCGGTGAACTTCAGCGGCGCGGTCACGCCGGGGAGGTTGTAGGCGGGCACCACGGCGCCGATGGCGGTGGGGATGTGCAGCAGCGCGGCGGGCGCGGCCTTCATGCTCTCGTCGCTCATGGGGTTGTCACTGCCCGCGAAGTCGACGGTGCGTTCGGTGATCTGCTTCTGCCCGGCGCCACTGCCGACGGACTGGTAGTTCACGCTGACGCCGGTGTCACCCTTGTACTCGGCGAACATCTTGCTGTAGAGGGGGAAGGGGAAGCTGGCCCCGGCGCCCGTCAGGCTGGACTGCGCGCTGGCGGTGGTCACGGCGAGGGCGGCGGCGAGGACGAAGATCTTCTTCATGGGCCGCAGTCTGCCCGGCGATTGTCAGCCCCACGTCACGCGGTTTCCGGGTGCCTCATACGGACTCCGATTGAAAGGTTTGCAAAATCTTTCAACCCGAGCGGATGCGAGAAGGAGCAAAGCGGGTTCCGGGCGTGGAGTTGGCAACCCGGTGCAGTTCCGGGTTGTCAACGAAACAGACGGAATCCGTGTCAACCATCTTCCGGGCCCCCCAGAAGGCGCCGGACACGCGTCTGCACAGTGTGGCAGCGCGTGTCCGGCACGTCAGGAATGCATCAGGCCCCGCCCGGGCTGGTCAGTACGGGCCGCCCTCCTCTGTTTTTTGCCGTCCAGCCAAATCACGGGCGGCGCGGGCGAGCAGGGTGGTGTCCACGCCCGCCGCGATGAACGTGCAGCCTGCCGCGCGGTACTGGTCGACCTGAGCCTCGGTGCAGAGGATGCCCGCCGCCTTCCCGGCCGCGCGGGTGCGGGTCACGGCATCCAGAATCGCGGCCTGCACGTCCGGATGCGCGGGGTTGCCCAGGTGGCCCAGGCTGGCGCTCAGGTCCGCCGGGCCGATGAACACGCCGTCCACACCCTCGACGGCCAGGATGTCGTCCAGCGCGGCGAGTCCGGCGGCACTCTCGACCTGCACCAGCAGGCACACCTGCTCGTCGGCGCGGTGCAGGTAGTCCGGCACGGCGTTCCAGCGGGACGCGCGGGCGATCGCGCTGCCCACGCCCCGCACGCCACGCGGCGGGTAGCGGGTCGCGGCGACCAGTTCGCGGGCCTGCGCGCCGCTCTCGACCATGGGGACCAGCAGGGTTTGCACGCCCAGGTCGAGGTACTGCTTGATCAGGTGCGTCTGCCCGACCGGGGGCCGCACGATGGGGGTCACCGGGTACGCCGCAAGGGCCTGAACCACCGCCAGGGTGCTGCGCACGTCGTTCGGGGCGTGCTCGCCGTCGATCAGCAGCCAGTCGAAGCCCGCCCCGGCGACGATCTCGGCGCTATACGGGTCGGCCAGCGCCAGCCAGAGGCCCAGCTGGAACTCCCCGCGCGCCAGGGCCGCCTTGAAGGGATTGTGCAGGTC contains:
- the pstS gene encoding phosphate ABC transporter substrate-binding protein PstS, translated to MKKIFVLAAALAVTTASAQSSLTGAGASFPFPLYSKMFAEYKGDTGVSVNYQSVGSGAGQKQITERTVDFAGSDNPMSDESMKAAPAALLHIPTAIGAVVPAYNLPGVTAPLKFTGKVLADIYLGKIKTWNDKTIAALNPGVTIPPLPITVARRSDGSGTTYVFADYLSKVSSEWKSKVGVGNSLQWPVGTGAKGNDGVAGVVKSTPGAIGYVELVYAKQNKLPFGLVQNRAGKFVLADNGPAALAAKGVVIPADTRVSLTNSANADAYPIASFTYLIFYKEQNYSGRSQAQAAALKKLLTWMVTSGQQYNEPLDYAKLPDTVVNKAKSIIGKMTFGGKKI
- the pstC gene encoding phosphate ABC transporter permease subunit PstC, producing the protein MSKRTASPRQLSSGSDRVFEGLILALAAVIVLVFVLSVYQLGTESWPALQKFGLNFFTSRVWNPVTGEFGAAAMIAGTLVTSIAALAISVPLAIASALFVAEYAPKWLANPVGYLIELLAAVPSVVYGLWALFVIAPILGRWQTNFFTSPENVQTLTRCTELWNNNQTSLECFFVPSSAAGRGLALAIIILTVMILPYTASVARDVIRLVPQDQREAMYALGATKWEVISRAILPYARAGIMGGVILALGRALGETLAVAMVIGDSQDILKSIWGNASTMASVIANQFGDAQEALHRSSVVTLGLSLFFLSVVVNYVARLIIARLTPKGIQ
- the hpaI gene encoding 4-hydroxy-2-oxoheptanedioate aldolase, giving the protein MSAPDLHNPFKAALARGEFQLGLWLALADPYSAEIVAGAGFDWLLIDGEHAPNDVRSTLAVVQALAAYPVTPIVRPPVGQTHLIKQYLDLGVQTLLVPMVESGAQARELVAATRYPPRGVRGVGSAIARASRWNAVPDYLHRADEQVCLLVQVESAAGLAALDDILAVEGVDGVFIGPADLSASLGHLGNPAHPDVQAAILDAVTRTRAAGKAAGILCTEAQVDQYRAAGCTFIAAGVDTTLLARAARDLAGRQKTEEGGPY